A window of Haliscomenobacter hydrossis DSM 1100 contains these coding sequences:
- a CDS encoding SusC/RagA family TonB-linked outer membrane protein, whose translation MLKYYLTSAPFLLRRTFGALLLITGFLVSASAQQRISGKVTDAEGGALPGASVLVQGTTRGTVSGLEGEYTLDVPNNAVLEISFTGFSKQVIVVGNRTVINIVLEEDAQLLNEVTITALGIEANKKNLTYSSQTVDGEELQNTQRDNAFLGLQGRVAGLNLTPVSGVAGGSVNINLRGVNSLGSSNQPLIVLDGLPINSGTMDQHNLHSDATGVNGDVNNNRDDIGSRLAELNPNDIERISILKGPEAAALYGNEGANGVILISTRKGKAGTGKLTYNNRFAASELYLFPEIQTVYGRGRNGGVEVNDPDFFGPKYADGTQFYDNVSNFYQRGSNQRHDLAFEGGSEKITYRMSTSYLDSKGIIQTNRFQQVNAALNTDAQVLKWLKLTSRFSYARNKNVLPPGGGQGYLTALMRFPRDKDARQYENPDGTRILTLPAATPGTDNDNPFFNVNNSAREEQTDRTNANISLKADLTPWLSLTGRFGADIYATNANRFFHPFSNIGFPRGGWLENYTDLGRLLNSNFFANVRKSFGKLSTSFQIGGSLDDRRYETTSVYGEKLFLPDFNSINNVEPTTMRNKTILTRQRLLGAFAQANFTFDEWLTLNVTARNDWSSTLPVENRSYFYPSVGLSWNIMDMPFLKSKPSVVDFFKLRATFAEVGNPAPPYKIRARLVPQTSTGGGFLYDFFGDNPFLKPETVRSYEFGTELGFFKRRLTIEASWFSKTLIDQIIFQRLSYGTGFIFGLLNGGEMNTTGFEVQLGLVPIRTKNFEWELNMNLTHYDTKVLYLPADQSEYYNSDTWVHNNVRASAFAPADLLAARFNQAANRFDPTVNGRGAGSATAIGGFSYLRNSKGQVLINPTTGFPIMNSNFLPIGDRNPDFTMGIVNSFSFKNFNLSFLLDIRKGGDIYNGNEHYLVRNGLSVNTLDRDVPIVFPGVLRDGKEESEAPTVNSKEIIPSANELYYTTALAPEEFVEKDINWLRLRDVTLRFNFPAKMLGNRRAVKELSVFVNGTDLFLITNYTGADPYISVTSPATGGAGGFGLDFGKTSLPRQVSAGVTVTF comes from the coding sequence ATGCTCAAGTATTACCTCACTAGTGCACCATTCTTGCTACGCAGGACATTTGGTGCTTTGCTATTGATTACCGGGTTCCTGGTATCCGCTTCCGCACAACAGCGCATAAGTGGTAAAGTGACCGATGCGGAGGGTGGTGCGCTACCCGGAGCAAGTGTTCTCGTACAGGGTACCACCCGAGGCACTGTAAGTGGTTTGGAAGGGGAATACACCCTGGATGTACCCAATAATGCTGTACTCGAAATCAGCTTTACAGGCTTCAGTAAACAAGTCATTGTAGTGGGTAATCGCACAGTGATCAATATTGTACTGGAGGAGGATGCTCAACTCTTAAATGAAGTGACCATTACGGCCTTGGGCATTGAAGCCAACAAAAAGAACCTGACCTATTCTTCGCAAACTGTGGATGGTGAAGAACTCCAAAACACGCAACGCGACAATGCTTTTTTGGGTTTGCAAGGTCGGGTAGCGGGTCTGAACCTTACTCCGGTATCCGGGGTAGCGGGTGGATCCGTGAACATCAACCTGCGCGGGGTAAACTCTTTGGGCAGCAGCAACCAGCCCTTGATTGTACTGGATGGTTTACCGATCAACAGTGGAACCATGGATCAACACAACCTGCATTCGGATGCTACCGGCGTCAATGGAGATGTGAACAACAACCGGGATGACATTGGTAGCCGTCTGGCGGAATTGAACCCCAATGACATTGAACGGATTTCAATTCTAAAAGGACCGGAAGCCGCCGCCTTGTATGGCAATGAAGGCGCCAATGGGGTCATCCTGATCAGTACCCGCAAAGGAAAGGCGGGAACTGGAAAATTGACCTACAACAACCGTTTTGCCGCTTCGGAGCTTTATTTGTTTCCTGAAATCCAAACCGTTTATGGCCGTGGTCGCAACGGTGGAGTCGAAGTCAATGACCCGGATTTCTTTGGACCAAAGTACGCCGATGGCACCCAATTTTACGACAACGTATCCAATTTTTACCAAAGAGGTAGCAACCAACGCCATGACCTGGCCTTTGAAGGGGGGAGTGAGAAGATCACTTACCGCATGTCCACTTCGTATCTGGACAGCAAAGGGATCATCCAGACCAACCGCTTTCAACAAGTGAATGCGGCACTGAATACCGATGCACAGGTATTGAAGTGGCTCAAGTTGACCAGCCGCTTCAGTTATGCCCGCAACAAGAACGTCTTGCCACCAGGGGGAGGCCAGGGCTATCTAACCGCTTTGATGCGTTTCCCCAGGGATAAAGATGCCCGCCAATATGAGAACCCGGATGGCACCCGGATTCTTACTTTACCAGCCGCTACACCTGGAACAGACAATGACAACCCTTTCTTCAACGTCAATAACAGTGCCCGCGAAGAACAAACCGACCGTACCAATGCGAACATTTCACTAAAAGCAGATCTGACGCCCTGGTTGAGCCTGACCGGTCGTTTTGGCGCGGATATTTACGCTACCAACGCCAACCGTTTTTTCCATCCTTTTTCCAATATTGGATTTCCTCGTGGTGGATGGCTTGAAAACTATACAGATTTGGGACGCTTGCTCAACAGCAACTTTTTCGCGAATGTGCGTAAGAGTTTTGGAAAGCTGAGTACCAGTTTTCAAATAGGTGGATCGCTGGATGACCGTCGGTACGAAACAACCTCCGTTTATGGTGAAAAGTTGTTTTTGCCCGATTTCAACAGCATCAACAACGTTGAGCCCACCACGATGCGCAACAAGACCATCCTAACTCGTCAGCGCTTGTTGGGTGCATTTGCCCAAGCAAACTTTACCTTTGATGAATGGTTGACTTTGAATGTCACCGCCCGTAATGACTGGTCTTCGACCTTGCCGGTTGAAAACCGTTCCTATTTCTACCCATCGGTCGGTTTGAGCTGGAACATCATGGACATGCCCTTCCTGAAGAGCAAGCCCAGCGTTGTGGATTTTTTCAAGTTGCGGGCAACTTTTGCGGAAGTGGGTAACCCTGCTCCACCGTATAAAATCCGTGCTCGTTTGGTGCCTCAAACCTCTACTGGCGGTGGATTCCTGTATGATTTCTTCGGAGACAATCCATTTTTGAAGCCAGAAACGGTACGCAGTTATGAATTTGGCACCGAGCTCGGTTTTTTCAAACGCCGTTTGACCATTGAAGCAAGCTGGTTCTCTAAAACCTTGATTGATCAAATCATTTTTCAACGCTTGAGCTACGGGACCGGATTTATTTTCGGTTTGCTGAATGGTGGGGAAATGAATACGACGGGTTTTGAAGTGCAATTGGGTCTGGTACCGATCCGGACTAAAAACTTTGAGTGGGAGCTGAATATGAACCTTACGCATTATGACACCAAGGTACTTTACCTACCTGCTGATCAATCTGAATATTACAACTCCGACACCTGGGTTCACAACAACGTACGGGCCAGTGCTTTTGCACCAGCCGATTTACTTGCAGCGCGTTTCAACCAGGCAGCCAACCGTTTTGACCCAACCGTTAATGGTCGTGGTGCAGGATCGGCCACGGCAATTGGAGGGTTTAGCTACTTGCGCAACAGCAAGGGCCAGGTATTGATCAACCCTACTACAGGTTTCCCGATTATGAACTCGAACTTTTTGCCAATTGGTGACCGCAATCCTGACTTCACCATGGGTATTGTAAACAGTTTTAGCTTTAAGAATTTCAATTTATCCTTTCTTCTCGACATCCGCAAAGGTGGTGATATCTACAATGGAAACGAACACTATCTTGTGCGCAATGGATTAAGTGTCAACACCCTTGATCGAGACGTGCCCATCGTTTTCCCCGGTGTATTGCGCGACGGCAAAGAGGAAAGTGAAGCGCCAACCGTAAACAGCAAGGAAATCATTCCTAGTGCCAATGAATTGTATTATACTACTGCACTTGCACCAGAAGAGTTTGTGGAAAAAGACATCAACTGGCTGCGTTTACGCGATGTGACTTTGCGTTTTAATTTCCCTGCTAAAATGCTCGGAAATCGCCGTGCTGTCAAGGAATTGAGCGTTTTTGTCAACGGTACTGACTTGTTTTTGATCACCAATTACACCGGAGCCGACCCCTACATCAGTGTGACCAGTCCGGCAACAGGTGGTGCAGGCGGCTTTGGCTTGGATTTTGGCAAAACATCATTGCCTCGTCAGGTTTCAGCTGGTGTGACCGTTACATTCTAA